The following are from one region of the Oncorhynchus masou masou isolate Uvic2021 chromosome 24, UVic_Omas_1.1, whole genome shotgun sequence genome:
- the LOC135512653 gene encoding kelch-like protein 26, protein MAESDGGDFASNRPQNSMANQNSTLRCTFSAPSHSATLLQGLSVLRVQGQLLDVVLAINEERFQVHKAVLASCSDYFRAMFTGGMRESNKDTIELKGLSARGLKHIIDFAYSADVTLDLDCIQDVLGAAVFLQMVPVVELCEEFLKSAMSVETCLNIGQMATTFNLSSLKEYVDTFTFRHFLQIAEEEDFLHIPMERLVFFLQSNKLKNCSEIDLFHAAIRWLQHDEARRAGADKVLCHVRFPLMRSSELVDSVQTVDIMVEDVLCRQYLLEAFNFQILPFRQHEMQSPRTVIRSEVVSLITFGGTPYTDNDRTVSSKVFYLPDIAARQFKELTEAETGSSHACVSVLDNFVYVVGGQHLQYRSGEGAVNVCFRYDPHLSQWLRIQPMQEVRIQFQLNVLQGQLYATGGRNRSGSLSSVECYCPKKNEWTYVEPLKRRIWGHAGTPCGDKLYISGGYGVSVDDKKALHCYDPTSDQWDFKSPMNEPRVLHAMISAKDRVYCLGGRMDHVDRCFDVLVVEYYIPENDQWTTVSPMRAGQSEAGCCLLDKKIYIVGGYNWHLNNVTSIVQVYNTEADEWERDLHFPESFAGIACTPIILPQTTTQR, encoded by the exons ATGGCGGAGTCGGATGGTGGGGATTTCGCCTCGAATCGTCCGCAGAACAG TATGGCTAACCAGAATAGCACCCTGCGTTGCACGTTCTCAGCCCCAAGCCATAGCGCCACTCTCCTGCAGGGCTTGTCGGTCCTGCGAGTCCAGGGGCAGCTCCTGGATGTGGTGCTGGCCATCAATGAGGAGCGCTTCCAGGTTCACAAGGCAGTGCTGGCCTCCTGCAGTGACTACTTCAG AGCCATGTTCACCGGAGGCATGAGGGAGTCAAACAAGGATACCATTGAGCTGAAAGGCTTGTCCGCCCGCGGCCTGAAACATATAATTGACTTTGCTTACAGCGCAGACGTCACACTTGACCTGGACTGCATTCAGGACGTACTGGGAGCAGCTGTCTTTCTCCAGATGGTCCCAGTCGTGGAGCTCTGCGAGGAGTTCCTCAAGTCAGCCATGAGCGTAGAGACCTGCCTGAACATTGGCCAGATGGCCACCACCTTCAACCTGTCCTCCCTCAaggagtatgtggacacctttaCCTTCCGCCACTTCCTGCAGATCGCTGAGGAGGAGGACTTCCTACACATTCCCATGGAGCGCCTGGTCTTCTTCCTGCAGAGCAACAAGCTGAAGAACTGCAGCGAGATCGACCTGTTCCATGCTGCCATCCGCTGGCTGCAGCACGACGAGGCCCGCCGGGCCGGAGCCGACAAAGTGCTCTGCCACGTACGATTCCCCCTCATGCGCTCCTCGGAGCTGGTGGACAGTGTGCAGACGGTGGACATCATGGTAGAGGACGTGCTGTGCAGGCAGTACCTCCTGGAGGCATTCAACTTCCAGATCCTCCCCTTTCGTCAGCACGAGATGCAGTCCCCTCGGACCGTGATCCGCTCCGAAGTAGTTTCACTCATTACCTTTGGTGGGACACCCTACACTGACAATGATCGCACTGTGAGCAGTAAGGTGTTCTATCTTCCAGACATTGCCGCGCGTCAGTTCAAGGAACTAACGGAGGCGGAGACAGGTTCCAGCCACGCCTGTGTATCGGTGCTGGACAACTTTGTTTACGTAGTAGGCGGGCAGCACCTGCAGTACCGCAGCGGCGAAGGGGCGGTAAACGTCTGCTTCCGCTATGACCCGCACCTGAGCCAATGGCTGCGCATCCAGCCGATGCAGGAGGTGCGCATTCAGTTCCAGCTCAACGTTCTTCAAGGACAACTCTACGCCACTGGGGGGCGCAACCGATCTGGAAGTCTGTCGTCCGTAGAGTGCTACTGTCCCAAGAAAAATGAGTGGACCTACGTGGAACCACTGAAACGCAGAATCTGGGGCCATGCAGGAACTCCCTGTGGTGACAAGCTCTACATCTCAGGGGGTTACGGTGTCTCGGTGGACGATAAGAAAGCCCTGCACTGTTATGATCCCACATCTGACCAATGGGACTTCAAATCGCCCATGAACGAGCCCAGAGTGCTTCATGCTATGATCAGCGCCAAAGACCGTGTTTACTGCCTGGGCGGTCGCATGGACCACGTGGACCGCTGCTTTGACGTCCTGGTGGTTGAGTATTATATTCCAGAGAATGACCAGTGGACCACTGTTAGCCCCATGCGAGCAGGGCAATCTGAGGCAGGCTGCTGCTTGTTGGACAAAAAGATCTATATTGTTGGAGGGTACAATTGGCATCTAAACAATGTCACAAGCATCGTGCAAGTGTACAACACAGAGGCTGATGAGTGGGAGAGGGACTTGCACTTCCCTGAGTCTTTTGCAGGAATTGCGTGTACGCCGATCATACTTCCACAAACCACCACGCAACGGTAA